Proteins encoded in a region of the Oscillospiraceae bacterium MB24-C1 genome:
- a CDS encoding phosphomannomutase/phosphoglucomutase, with protein sequence MNTNLSALQNGSDIRGVALAVPGGAPVSLTADIANRIAIAFVQYVAKKAGKNCESLKIGVGHDSRVTATALKEAILSGILAAGAQAFDCAMASTPAMFCATVYSETDFDGSVMITASHLPMERNGMKLFDRDGGFDKPDIKAVLKAAEQIIEQHSDKQAQPLDLISLYSADLCQKIKRGVAAADYDHPLAGLHVVLDAGNGAGGFFAEKVLLPLGADISGSQFLEPDGTFPNHMPNPENKAAMASVRAATVKNNADLGIIFDTDVDRMSAVLPNGEEVNRDAIIAMMAAVLAPDYPGATVVTDSVTSDRLTTFLESELGMRHHRFKRGYKNVINEAIRLNKEGVVCPLAIETSGHGALSENYFLDDGAYMAVKLLVAAARAKNQGKRLGALIETLPAAFEEKEVRIPIAGADFAKTGETVLKVFEERAREAGYTVAPNSYEGIRLTFPEGWALLRLSLHDPLLPLNVEGNAEGDCQTLLRRVAGLLQSFDALDLSVLEK encoded by the coding sequence CATTGCAAACAGAATTGCCATTGCGTTTGTGCAATATGTGGCTAAAAAGGCGGGTAAAAATTGTGAAAGCCTTAAAATTGGTGTGGGGCATGACTCGCGCGTGACGGCAACGGCATTAAAGGAAGCGATACTTTCCGGAATTCTGGCCGCAGGAGCGCAGGCGTTTGATTGTGCAATGGCCTCAACCCCGGCCATGTTTTGCGCCACGGTTTATTCTGAGACCGATTTTGACGGCTCGGTGATGATCACGGCCAGTCACCTGCCGATGGAACGCAACGGTATGAAGCTTTTTGACCGCGACGGTGGGTTTGACAAGCCGGACATTAAGGCGGTGCTCAAAGCGGCGGAACAGATTATCGAACAACATAGCGACAAACAGGCGCAGCCGCTTGATTTAATTTCACTTTATTCAGCCGACCTTTGTCAAAAGATTAAACGCGGCGTTGCTGCGGCGGACTATGACCATCCGCTCGCCGGACTGCACGTCGTGCTGGATGCCGGTAACGGCGCGGGTGGCTTTTTTGCCGAGAAGGTGCTGTTGCCGCTGGGGGCCGACATTTCTGGTAGCCAGTTTTTAGAGCCTGACGGCACTTTCCCGAATCATATGCCGAATCCTGAGAACAAGGCGGCTATGGCGTCAGTGCGCGCGGCAACAGTTAAAAACAATGCCGATCTCGGCATTATCTTTGATACAGACGTCGATCGTATGTCGGCGGTGCTTCCCAATGGCGAAGAGGTCAATCGCGACGCTATTATTGCGATGATGGCAGCGGTTTTAGCGCCCGATTATCCCGGTGCGACGGTCGTCACCGATTCGGTGACGTCGGACAGGCTCACAACATTTTTGGAAAGCGAACTGGGAATGCGGCACCACCGCTTTAAGCGCGGTTATAAAAATGTGATCAATGAGGCGATTCGCCTGAACAAGGAAGGCGTTGTCTGTCCGCTGGCGATCGAAACCTCTGGCCATGGCGCACTGTCGGAAAATTATTTTCTTGACGACGGTGCCTATATGGCGGTCAAGCTTTTAGTGGCCGCTGCGCGAGCAAAGAATCAGGGCAAGCGGTTGGGCGCTCTGATTGAGACGCTACCCGCTGCCTTTGAAGAAAAAGAAGTACGCATCCCGATTGCAGGGGCTGATTTTGCCAAGACCGGTGAAACGGTTCTTAAAGTTTTTGAAGAGCGGGCACGAGAAGCAGGTTATACGGTTGCGCCTAATTCTTATGAGGGCATACGACTGACCTTTCCCGAAGGGTGGGCGCTGTTACGCCTATCACTGCATGATCCGTTGTTGCCGCTGAACGTTGAGGGCAACGCCGAAGGCGACTGCCAGACTTTATTGCGCCGGGTGGCCGGGCTGCTGCAGAGCTTTGATGCACTTGATCTGTCAGTGTTAGAAAAATAG